One window of Hydractinia symbiolongicarpus strain clone_291-10 chromosome 3, HSymV2.1, whole genome shotgun sequence genomic DNA carries:
- the LOC130635626 gene encoding uncharacterized protein LOC130635626, translating to MLDANVTFCSFSPFVVLIYVYLEETSVWKTWPQTFSKAPLTTTMTLNKTLMKSTPMIKTPPTTNMASKNTLAWKSSFRTTNKQPATTRITLSKMNFLYSRLPLIPRPLNSNFRYFEHFANSNNFLVPNTCLLILYRRKTIFVFVYFITPKWLKWLKCSQVMGPVHQETSGRT from the exons ATGCTTGATGCGAATGTAACATTTTGTAGTTTTTCTCCCTTTGTTGTACTTATATATGTTTATTTAGAAGAAACATCGGTATGGAAAACTTGGCCTCAAACATTTAGCAAGGCACCACTTACCACAACCATGACTTTAA ATAAAACATTAATGAAAAGCACGCCAATGATCAAGACACCACCTACCACCAATATGGCTTcaa AAAACACATTGGCATGGAAAAGTTCTTTTCGAACTACCAATAAGCAACCAGCTACCACAAGGATAACACTAAGTAAGATGAATTTTTTATACAGTAGACTTCCGTTAATTCCAAGGCCGCTCAATTCGAAtttccgttatttcgaacattttgctaattcgaacaatttcTTAGTCCCAAACACGtgtttgttgattttatatagaagaaaaaccattttcgtatttgtttattttattacccCCAAGTGGCTGAAATGGCTGAAATGTTcacaggttatgggcccagtcCACCAAGAAACCAGTGGCAgaacttga
- the LOC130635627 gene encoding uncharacterized protein LOC130635627 — protein MTLENTLKWKHLSQKISESVLTTFPRPGHSHETSNKKQLKFYILVVLSVLSFIIIILLFIYLSRRNFLRENEEQQQNVTYTSLSDLFVTPTYEEIPVHSTENSWIGYELSPTVVEESTKFIPHYELIDQRLLVPPANS, from the exons ATGACTTTAG AAAACACTTTGAAATGGAAACATTTATCTCAAAAAATAAGCGAGAGTGTACTTACCACATTTCCAA GGCCAGGACACAGTCATGAAACCTCAAACAAGAAGCAATTAAAGTTTTATATTCTTGTCGTTTTATCAGTTCTGTCTTTCATAATtatcattttattgtttatatatttatccAGAAGAAATTTCTTACGAG AAAAtgaagaacaacaacaaaatgtcACATACACAAGCCTAAGTGACCTTTTTGTCACCCCTACGTATGAAGAAATTCCTGTACATTCGACCGAAAACAGTTGGATTGGATATGAACTTTCTCCCACTGTTGTGGAGGAATCCACAAAATTTATTCCTCATTACGAATTGATTGATCAAAGATTACTAGTACCTCCTGCTAATTCataa